The following are encoded together in the Xanthobacter autotrophicus Py2 genome:
- a CDS encoding delta-1-pyrroline-5-carboxylate dehydrogenase (TIGRFAM: delta-1-pyrroline-5-carboxylate dehydrogenase~PFAM: aldehyde dehydrogenase; Proline dehydrogenase~KEGG: sme:SMc02181 bifunctional: proline dehydrogenase and delta-1-pyrroline-5-carboxylate dehydrogenase protein): MIPAVAAPWAVPETAPLFAEFAPRSSPPLPLRAAFAAAHRRPERAAVADLLPAARLPPELRERIAARAGDLVTRLRARPRGSVVAALVQEYALSSQEGVALMCLAEALLRIPDSATRDALIRDKIGHGDWQAHLGGGRSLFVNAATWGLVLTGRLTATADDGRLSSALTRLVARCGEPLIRRAVDMAIGLMGAEFVMGRTIEEALHRAGRREAQGFSYSFDMLGEAAMTAADAERYFAAYAAAIEAIGKAAGGRGIHAGPGISVKLSALHPRYARAKAGRVMAELLPRLQRLALLARRHDIGLNIDAEEQDRLELSLDLLEALAAHPGLAGWNGIGFVVQAYGKRCPAVLDFIIDLARRTGRRIMVRLVKGAYWDAEIKRAQVDGMADFPVFTRKVHTDLCYIACARKLLAARDAVFPQFATHNAQTLAAIYELAGPDFRVGDYEFQCLHGMGEALYEEVVGPLTRPCRIYAPVGTHETLLAYLVRRLLENGANSSFVHRLADDSVPLAELIADPAETVAAMADPGAPSPAIAAPRDLYGSRANSAGLDLSSDAVLAALGETLAASRETPWRAQPAGGGGPARVVRNPGDHRDVVGEVREAGAEDVARAVAVARGAAPGWAARTPAERAAPLRAAADMLEAQMPHLLGLIMREAGKSAANAVAEVREAVDFLRYYADEATARLTAAHRPLGPVACISPWNFPLAIFTGQVAAALAAGNCVLAKPAEETPLVAAEAVRLLHAAGIPQDVLQLLPGDGVVGAALVEAPEVAGVMFTGSTQVARAIAGVLACRLSPTGRPVPLIAETGGQNAMIVDSSALPEQVVADVLASAFDSAGQRCSALRVLCLQEEVADAMLAMLKGAMAELEIGRTDRLAVDVGPVITAEARAGIEGHVAAMAARGFPIHRLPLPVEAANGTFVAPTLIEISSMADLTHEVFGPVLHVLRWRRADLGRLVDDINATGYGLTFGLHTRLDETIAAVTGKVQAGNLYVNRNMIGAVVGVQPFGGHGLSGTGPKAGGPLYLSRLVTGPAFALGAGTADHAALAFADWLDERGRADDGAAVRALAQVVPLGLSLDLPGPAGERNTWRLRPRGSLLLLPASERGLMRQIGMALATGNRAVVEAEAGLLSQLADLPPAVAARIRTEGGDGPFAAALAEGEGARLVAVAQRLAALPGPIVPLHGATGEEIAASPFAFPAHLLLEEVSLSVNSAAAGGNASLLAVA, translated from the coding sequence ATGATCCCCGCCGTCGCCGCGCCCTGGGCCGTCCCTGAAACCGCGCCGCTCTTTGCGGAATTTGCGCCGCGGTCCAGCCCGCCCCTCCCCCTGCGCGCGGCCTTCGCCGCAGCCCACCGCCGCCCCGAGCGCGCGGCGGTCGCCGATCTCCTGCCCGCCGCCCGCCTGCCGCCGGAACTGCGCGAACGCATCGCCGCGCGGGCGGGCGATTTAGTCACCCGGCTGCGGGCCAGGCCGCGCGGCTCGGTGGTGGCGGCGCTGGTGCAGGAATATGCCCTCTCCAGCCAGGAGGGCGTCGCCCTCATGTGCCTTGCCGAGGCGCTGCTACGCATTCCCGACAGCGCCACCCGCGACGCCCTGATCCGGGACAAGATCGGCCATGGCGACTGGCAGGCGCATCTGGGCGGCGGGCGCTCCCTGTTCGTGAATGCGGCCACCTGGGGCCTCGTCCTCACCGGCAGGCTCACCGCCACTGCCGACGACGGGCGGCTCTCCTCGGCGCTCACCCGCCTCGTGGCGCGCTGCGGCGAGCCTCTGATCCGGCGGGCGGTGGACATGGCCATCGGGCTGATGGGCGCCGAGTTCGTCATGGGCCGCACCATCGAGGAGGCTCTGCACCGCGCCGGCAGGCGCGAGGCGCAGGGCTTCTCCTATTCCTTCGACATGCTGGGCGAGGCGGCCATGACGGCAGCCGACGCGGAGCGCTATTTCGCGGCCTATGCTGCCGCCATCGAGGCCATCGGCAAGGCTGCGGGGGGGCGGGGCATCCACGCCGGGCCGGGCATCTCGGTGAAGCTCTCCGCGCTCCACCCGCGCTATGCCCGCGCCAAGGCGGGCCGGGTGATGGCGGAGCTGCTGCCGCGCCTCCAACGCCTCGCGCTGCTGGCGCGGCGCCACGACATCGGCCTCAACATCGATGCGGAGGAGCAGGACCGCCTCGAACTCTCCCTCGACCTGCTGGAGGCGCTCGCCGCCCATCCCGGTCTTGCGGGGTGGAACGGCATCGGCTTCGTGGTGCAGGCCTATGGCAAGCGCTGCCCGGCGGTGCTGGACTTCATCATCGATCTCGCCCGCCGCACCGGCCGGCGCATCATGGTGCGCCTCGTGAAGGGCGCCTATTGGGATGCCGAGATAAAGCGCGCGCAGGTGGACGGGATGGCGGATTTTCCCGTCTTCACCCGCAAGGTGCACACCGACCTCTGCTACATCGCCTGCGCCCGCAAGCTGCTGGCCGCGCGCGATGCGGTCTTCCCCCAGTTCGCCACCCACAATGCCCAGACGCTGGCGGCCATCTATGAGCTGGCGGGGCCGGATTTCCGGGTCGGCGACTATGAGTTCCAGTGCCTGCACGGCATGGGCGAAGCTTTGTACGAGGAGGTGGTGGGGCCGCTTACCCGGCCGTGCCGTATCTATGCGCCGGTGGGCACCCACGAGACGCTGCTCGCCTATCTGGTGCGGCGGCTGCTGGAGAACGGGGCCAATTCCTCCTTCGTCCATCGCCTTGCCGATGACAGCGTGCCGCTGGCAGAGCTGATCGCCGATCCGGCCGAGACCGTGGCCGCCATGGCCGACCCCGGCGCCCCCAGCCCCGCCATCGCCGCCCCGCGCGATCTTTATGGAAGCCGGGCCAATTCCGCCGGCCTCGACCTGTCGAGCGACGCCGTGCTGGCCGCCCTAGGCGAGACACTTGCCGCCAGCCGCGAGACGCCATGGCGGGCGCAGCCTGCGGGGGGCGGCGGGCCGGCGCGGGTGGTGCGTAATCCCGGCGATCATCGCGACGTGGTGGGTGAAGTGCGCGAGGCCGGCGCCGAAGACGTGGCGCGGGCGGTGGCTGTGGCGAGGGGCGCTGCGCCCGGCTGGGCGGCGCGGACGCCGGCCGAGCGGGCCGCGCCTCTGCGTGCCGCCGCCGACATGCTGGAAGCCCAGATGCCGCATCTGCTCGGCCTCATCATGCGCGAGGCGGGCAAGTCCGCCGCCAATGCGGTGGCCGAGGTTCGCGAGGCGGTGGATTTCCTGCGCTATTATGCCGACGAGGCCACCGCCCGCCTCACCGCCGCCCATCGCCCGCTCGGGCCGGTGGCCTGCATCAGCCCGTGGAATTTTCCCCTCGCCATCTTCACCGGACAGGTGGCGGCGGCGCTGGCGGCGGGCAATTGCGTGCTGGCGAAGCCTGCGGAGGAAACGCCCCTCGTCGCCGCCGAGGCGGTGCGCCTGCTGCACGCCGCCGGCATACCGCAGGACGTGCTCCAACTGCTACCCGGCGACGGAGTGGTGGGGGCTGCGCTGGTCGAGGCACCGGAGGTGGCGGGTGTCATGTTCACCGGCTCCACGCAGGTGGCGCGGGCCATCGCCGGGGTGCTCGCCTGCCGCCTGTCGCCCACTGGGCGGCCGGTGCCGCTCATCGCCGAGACCGGCGGGCAGAATGCCATGATCGTGGACAGTTCCGCCCTGCCGGAGCAGGTGGTTGCGGACGTGCTCGCCTCCGCCTTCGACAGCGCCGGCCAGCGCTGCTCGGCCCTGCGCGTGCTGTGCCTGCAGGAGGAGGTGGCGGACGCCATGCTCGCCATGCTGAAGGGCGCCATGGCGGAGCTGGAGATCGGCCGCACGGATCGGCTCGCGGTGGACGTTGGACCGGTCATCACCGCCGAGGCGCGGGCTGGCATCGAAGGACATGTGGCGGCCATGGCGGCAAGGGGCTTTCCCATCCATCGCCTGCCGCTGCCGGTGGAGGCGGCCAATGGCACCTTCGTGGCGCCGACGCTGATCGAGATTTCATCCATGGCCGATCTCACCCACGAAGTATTCGGCCCGGTGCTGCATGTGCTGCGCTGGCGGCGGGCCGATCTTGGCCGGCTCGTGGATGACATCAACGCCACCGGCTACGGCCTCACCTTCGGCCTGCACACGCGGCTCGACGAGACCATCGCCGCGGTGACGGGCAAGGTGCAGGCCGGCAATCTCTATGTGAACCGCAACATGATCGGCGCGGTGGTGGGGGTGCAGCCCTTCGGCGGCCACGGCCTCTCCGGTACCGGGCCGAAGGCCGGCGGGCCGCTTTATCTCAGCCGGCTGGTCACCGGGCCGGCCTTCGCGCTGGGCGCGGGCACGGCGGACCACGCGGCGCTGGCCTTCGCCGACTGGCTGGACGAGCGAGGACGCGCGGACGACGGGGCGGCGGTGCGGGCGCTGGCGCAGGTCGTGCCCCTCGGCCTGTCGCTGGACCTGCCCGGCCCGGCAGGCGAGCGCAACACCTGGCGGCTGCGCCCGCGCGGCTCGCTGCTCCTGCTCCCGGCAAGCGAGAGGGGGCTGATGCGCCAGATCGGCATGGCGCTGGCCACCGGCAACCGGGCGGTGGTCGAGGCCGAGGCGGGGCTCTTGAGCCAGCTCGCGGACCTGCCGCCGGCGGTAGCCGCGCGCATCCGCACCGAAGGCGGGGACGGACCCTTCGCGGCGGCGCTGGCAGAGGGGGAGGGGGCGCGGCTCGTGGCCGTGGCGCAGCGTCTTGCCGCCCTGCCGGGGCCGATCGTGCCGCTCCATGGGGCGACGGGGGAGGAGATCGCCGCCTCTCCCTTCGCCTTCCCGGCGCACCTGCTGCTGGAAGAGGTCTCGCTGAGCGTGAACAGCGCGGCGGCCGGCGGTAATGCCAGCCTCCTCGCCGTGGCCTGA
- a CDS encoding hypothetical protein (KEGG: rle:RL3601 hypothetical protein) has product MSRARLARVLTLPLLAFGLALGLAPGARAQTVSPEQAKALRTACEADVQKLCAGVQPGGGRLVQCLKEHKEEVTPPCQATLGALAASLRKQ; this is encoded by the coding sequence ATGTCCCGAGCCCGTCTCGCCCGCGTCCTCACCCTGCCGCTCCTTGCGTTCGGCCTCGCTTTGGGCCTCGCCCCCGGTGCCCGTGCGCAGACTGTGTCGCCAGAACAGGCCAAGGCCCTGCGCACCGCCTGCGAGGCTGACGTGCAGAAGCTGTGCGCAGGTGTGCAGCCGGGCGGTGGGCGCCTCGTCCAGTGCCTCAAGGAGCACAAGGAAGAGGTGACGCCCCCCTGCCAGGCGACCCTCGGCGCCCTGGCGGCCAGCCTGCGCAAGCAGTAA
- a CDS encoding 3-hydroxyisobutyrate dehydrogenase (PFAM: 6-phosphogluconate dehydrogenase NAD-binding; 3-hydroxyacyl-CoA dehydrogenase NAD-binding~KEGG: bbt:BBta_2897 putative dehydrogenase, NAD(P)-binding domain) — MSSTGETPQSTKRAGVVGLGSMGFGMAQSLLRAGIDVAGCDVGPEAVARFVAQGGRGGASPAEVAQGADMVVSVVVNAAQTEAILFGPEGVAQTLPEGAVFISCATMDPDVARTLAARLEATGRLYLDAPISGGAQRAAEGALTILASGSPEAFARARPALDAMAAKLYTLGDAAGAGAAFKMINQLLAGVHIAAACEAMAFAARQGLDLKKVYEVITASAGNSWMFENRMPHVLSGDYSPKSAVDIFVKDLGIVQDMARSAKFPVPVSAAALQMFLAASASGMGRDDDASVARLYAQITGTKLPGV; from the coding sequence ATGAGCAGCACCGGGGAAACGCCGCAGTCCACCAAACGCGCCGGCGTCGTGGGGCTTGGCTCCATGGGCTTCGGCATGGCGCAGTCCCTGTTGCGGGCGGGGATCGATGTGGCCGGCTGCGATGTGGGACCTGAAGCCGTGGCCCGCTTCGTGGCGCAGGGCGGGCGCGGCGGCGCGTCCCCCGCCGAGGTGGCGCAGGGCGCCGACATGGTGGTGAGCGTGGTGGTGAATGCCGCGCAGACCGAGGCCATCCTGTTCGGCCCCGAAGGCGTGGCGCAGACGTTGCCGGAAGGCGCCGTGTTCATCTCCTGCGCCACCATGGACCCGGACGTGGCCCGCACCCTTGCCGCGCGTCTCGAAGCCACCGGGCGGCTCTATCTCGACGCACCCATCTCCGGCGGCGCCCAGCGCGCGGCGGAGGGCGCGCTCACGATCCTCGCCTCCGGCAGCCCGGAGGCCTTCGCCAGGGCGCGGCCGGCCTTGGACGCCATGGCGGCCAAGCTCTACACCCTGGGCGATGCGGCGGGCGCCGGCGCGGCCTTCAAGATGATCAACCAGCTGCTGGCCGGCGTGCACATCGCCGCCGCCTGCGAGGCCATGGCCTTTGCCGCACGGCAGGGGCTCGACCTGAAGAAAGTCTATGAGGTCATCACCGCCTCCGCCGGCAACAGCTGGATGTTCGAGAACCGCATGCCCCACGTGCTCTCCGGCGACTACAGCCCGAAAAGCGCAGTCGACATCTTCGTGAAGGACCTCGGCATCGTCCAGGACATGGCCCGCAGCGCCAAGTTCCCGGTGCCGGTGTCCGCCGCAGCGCTGCAGATGTTCCTCGCCGCCTCCGCCTCCGGCATGGGGCGGGACGACGACGCCTCCGTGGCCCGGCTCTACGCGCAGATCACCGGGACGAAGCTGCCGGGTGTATGA
- a CDS encoding Chitin deacetylase (PFAM: polysaccharide deacetylase~KEGG: san:gbs0842 hypothetical protein): MPSQRKRRPGRLRFTIYPQKRVRLYPDGNYSWEAATVKPLLIVSGILVASAVGAGVAISPMLTSAKAVRDDGPATTQSISQNGPGGQAKGAQGKPAQQAEAVAPAPDPAPAPAVTPRKNYTYKSFNVDGNYIAMTFDDGPNPETTPQLLAILKERGIKATFFVLGNMVAKHPEVLKMISDEGHEIGNHSWSHPQLTRISQAAVEKELGNTSEAIFQVTGKRPMYLRPPYGSMKPSLRAMIEEKYGLTTVNWAVDPNDWKFRDSQKVHDAIMAQVTPGAIVLSHDIYPTTVAAMPRILDELIAKGYKFGTISELIARDKTPKVQLMAALPNGKPQQANQKDKKPKPATASAKPDAKPAKPAASAAPQQRAGGVY, translated from the coding sequence GTGCCGTCGCAGAGGAAAAGACGCCCGGGACGGCTGCGCTTCACGATTTATCCACAAAAACGCGTGAGGCTGTACCCAGATGGAAATTACAGCTGGGAAGCCGCCACCGTGAAGCCGCTCCTGATCGTTTCTGGTATTCTGGTCGCGAGCGCCGTTGGCGCAGGCGTGGCGATCTCCCCCATGCTCACGTCCGCCAAGGCCGTGAGGGACGATGGACCTGCCACCACGCAGTCCATCTCCCAGAACGGCCCCGGCGGGCAGGCCAAGGGCGCGCAGGGCAAGCCCGCGCAGCAGGCTGAAGCCGTCGCCCCGGCGCCGGATCCGGCCCCCGCGCCGGCGGTGACGCCGCGCAAGAACTACACCTACAAGTCGTTCAACGTGGATGGCAATTATATCGCCATGACGTTCGACGACGGCCCCAATCCGGAGACGACGCCCCAGTTGCTCGCCATCCTCAAGGAGCGCGGCATCAAGGCCACCTTCTTCGTGCTCGGCAACATGGTGGCCAAGCACCCTGAAGTGCTGAAGATGATCTCCGACGAGGGCCACGAGATCGGCAACCACTCCTGGAGCCACCCGCAGCTGACGCGCATCAGCCAGGCGGCGGTGGAGAAGGAGCTGGGCAATACCTCGGAGGCCATCTTCCAGGTCACCGGCAAGCGGCCCATGTATCTGCGCCCGCCCTACGGCTCCATGAAGCCGTCGCTGCGGGCCATGATCGAGGAAAAGTACGGCCTCACCACCGTCAACTGGGCCGTGGATCCGAACGACTGGAAGTTCCGCGACAGCCAGAAGGTGCATGACGCCATCATGGCCCAGGTGACGCCGGGTGCCATCGTGCTCTCCCACGACATCTACCCCACCACGGTGGCGGCCATGCCGCGCATCCTCGATGAGCTGATCGCCAAGGGCTACAAGTTCGGCACCATTTCCGAGCTCATCGCCCGGGACAAGACGCCCAAGGTGCAGCTGATGGCGGCCCTGCCCAACGGCAAGCCGCAGCAGGCCAACCAGAAGGACAAGAAGCCGAAGCCCGCCACGGCGTCCGCCAAGCCGGATGCCAAGCCTGCGAAGCCCGCGGCCAGCGCCGCGCCGCAGCAGCGCGCCGGCGGCGTCTACTGA
- a CDS encoding binding-protein-dependent transport systems inner membrane component (PFAM: binding-protein-dependent transport systems inner membrane component~KEGG: bbt:BBta_4890 putative ABC transporter (permease protein)) gives MTDTTVSGTGLADTAHARSAETVRPRTAAPARLSAKAALGWLWGFTVVRRAVVLAALAALWQVAAVWQNNPLLFPTFTDTMSALASALSEGDLLPTALASLAVLVKGYVLAVALALVLVSAAIAVPFLKEVLLTLTAMFNPLPAIALLPLAMLWLGLGEASLLLVMVHAVLWPFALAALTGFEQVPETQRLVGRNYGLKGLHYVALILIPAALPSLLSGLKIAWAFAWRTLIAAELVFGVSSRAGGLGWFIYRNRNELLTDRVFAGLVTVIVIGLAVEVLFRAVEQKTVRRWGLQR, from the coding sequence ATGACTGACACCACCGTGTCCGGCACCGGCCTGGCGGACACAGCGCACGCACGCAGCGCTGAGACCGTCCGCCCCCGCACCGCGGCGCCCGCGCGGTTGTCGGCGAAGGCCGCCCTCGGCTGGCTGTGGGGCTTCACCGTGGTGCGCCGCGCCGTGGTGCTGGCGGCGCTGGCGGCCCTCTGGCAGGTCGCGGCGGTGTGGCAGAACAATCCGCTGCTGTTCCCCACCTTCACCGACACCATGTCGGCGCTCGCCTCGGCCCTCTCCGAGGGCGACCTCCTGCCCACTGCGCTTGCCTCCCTCGCGGTGCTGGTCAAGGGTTACGTGCTGGCGGTGGCGCTCGCTCTGGTGCTGGTCTCGGCGGCCATCGCGGTGCCCTTCCTGAAAGAAGTGCTGCTGACGCTGACCGCCATGTTCAATCCCCTGCCCGCCATCGCGCTTCTGCCGCTGGCGATGCTGTGGCTGGGCCTGGGCGAGGCCAGCCTGCTGCTGGTGATGGTGCACGCGGTGCTGTGGCCGTTCGCCCTCGCGGCCCTCACCGGCTTCGAGCAGGTGCCGGAGACCCAGCGCCTCGTCGGGCGCAACTACGGGCTGAAGGGCCTGCACTACGTGGCACTCATCCTCATTCCGGCGGCCTTGCCCTCGCTGCTGTCGGGGCTGAAGATCGCCTGGGCCTTCGCCTGGCGCACCCTGATCGCGGCGGAACTGGTGTTCGGTGTCTCGTCCCGCGCCGGGGGGCTCGGCTGGTTCATCTACCGCAACCGCAATGAACTGCTGACCGACCGCGTCTTCGCCGGGCTGGTCACGGTGATCGTCATCGGGCTGGCGGTGGAAGTGCTGTTCCGCGCGGTGGAGCAGAAGACCGTACGCCGCTGGGGCCTCCAACGCTGA